One window of the Saccopteryx bilineata isolate mSacBil1 chromosome 2, mSacBil1_pri_phased_curated, whole genome shotgun sequence genome contains the following:
- the ODF2 gene encoding outer dense fiber protein 2 isoform X15 — MSASSSGGSPRFPSCGKNGVTSLTQKKVLRTPCVAPSVTVTKSHKRGMKGDTVNVRRSVRMKTKNPPHCLEVTPPSSEKLVSVMRLSDLSTEDDDSGHCKMNQYDKKIDSLMNAVGCLKSEVKMQKGERQMAKRFLEERKEELEEVAHELAETEHENTVLRHNIERIKEEKDLTMLQKKHLQQEKECLMSKLVEAEMDGAAAAKQVMALKDTIGKLKTEKQMTCTDINTLTRQKELLLQKLSTFEETNRTLRDLLRDQHSKEDPGRLMEQQGALLKRLAEADSEKARLLLLLQDKDKEVEELLQEIQCEKAQAKSASELSKSMESMRGHLQAQLRCKEAENSRLCMQIKNLERSGNQHKAEVEAIMEQLKELKQKGDRDKESLKKAIRAQKERAEKSEEYAEQLHVQLADKDLYVAEALSTLESWRSRYNQVVKDKGDLELEIIVLNDRVTDLINQQQALEEKMREDRDGLVERLHRQTAEYSAFKLENERLKASFTPMEDKLNQAHLEVQQLKASVKNYEGMIDNYKSQVMKTRLEADEVAAQLERCDKENKILKDEMNKEIEAARRQFQSQLADLQQLPDILKITEAKLAECQDQLQGYERKNIDLTAIISDLRSRIEHQGDKLEMAREKHQASQKENKQLSLKVDELERKLEATSAQNIEFLQVIAKREEAIHQAQLRLEEKTRECGSLARQLESAIEDARRQVEQTKEHAVSKERAAQNKILDLETQLSRTKSELSQLRRSRDDAERRYHSRLQDLKDRLEQSESTNRSMQNYVQFLKSSYANVFGDSPYTTYLTSSPIRSRSPPA; from the exons AATCCACCTCATTGCCTGGAGGTCACGCCACCATCTTCAGAAAAGCTTGTCTCAGTAATGCGGTTAAGTGATCTCTCTACAGAAGATGACGACTCCGGTCACTGTAAAATGAATCAGTATGATAAGAAAATTGACAGTCTAATGAACGCGGTTGGTTGTCTTAAATCTGAG GTCAAGATGCAGAAGGGTGAGCGCCAGATGGCCAAAAGGTTCCTGGAAGAACggaaggaggagctggaggaggtGGCCCACGAGCTGGCTGAGACCGAGCACGAAAACACGGTGCTGAGGCACAACATCGAGCGCATCAAGGAGGAGAAGGACTTGACCAT GCTTCAGAAGAAACATCTCCAGCAGGAGAAGGAGTGCCTCATGTCCAAGCTGGTAGAGGCTGAAATGGATGGGGCTGCTGCCGCCAAGCAAGTCATGGCCTTGAAAGACACCATTGGAAAGCTAAAGACG GAGAAACAAATGACGTGCACGGACATCAACACCCTGACGAGGCAGAAGGAACTTCTCCTGCAGAAGCTGAGCACATTTGAGGAGACCAACCGCACCCTCCGAGACCTGCTGAGGGACCAGCACTCCAAAGAG GACCCGGGACGGCTGATGGAGCAACAAGGAGCACTGCTGAAACGGCTGGCGGAGGCGGACTCCGAGAAGGCG CGGCTGCTGTTATTGCTGCAAGATAAGGACAAGGAGGTAGAAGAGCTCCTCCAAGAAATACAATGTGAGAAG GCTCAGGCAAAGTCAGCATCCGAACTCTCTAAGTCCATGGAGTCCATGCGTGGCCATTTGCAGGCACAGCTTCGGTGCAAAGAGGCAGAGAACAGTCGCCTGTGCATGCAAATCAAG AACCTGGAGCGCAGTGGGAACCAGCACAAGGCGGAAGTGGAGGCCATCATGGAGCAGCTGAAGGAACTGAAGCAGAAGGGAGACCGAGACAAAGAGTCCTTGAAGAAGGCCATCCGTGCCCagaaggagagagctgagaagagcGAGGAGTACGCTGAGCAGCTGCACGTGCAGCTTGCTGACAAG GATCTCTATGTTGCTGAGGCATTATCTACTCTGGAATCGTGGAGAAGCCGCTACAACCAAGTTGTGAAAGACAAGGGGGACCTCGAGCTGGAAATTATTGTCCTGAACGA CCGAGTGACGGATCTCATAAACCAACAGCAAGCCTTGGAGGAGAAAATGCGGGAAGACCGGGACGGCCTAGTAGAGAGACTACACCGGCAGACTGCCGAGTATTCTGCATTCAAACTAGAGAACGAGAGGCTGAAG GCTAGCTTCACTCCAATGGAGGACAAACTCAATCAGGCGCACCTCGAGGTCCAGCAGCTAAAGGCATCGGTTAAGAATTATGAAGGGATGATTGACAACTATAAGAGTCAG GTGATGAAGACCAGATTGGAGGCTGATGAGGTGGCTGCCCAGCTAGAACGCTGTGACAAAGAGAACAAGATCCTTAAAGATGAGATGAACAAAGAGATTGAAGCG gcACGAAGGCAGTTCCAGTCCCAGCTGGCCGACCTGCAGCAGCTGCCTGACATCCTCAAGATCACGGAGGCTAAACTGGCAGAGTGTCAAGACCAGCTGCAGGGCTACGAGAGGAAGAACATCGACCTTACAGCCATCATATCCGATCTGCGCAGCCGG ATCGAACATCAGGGGGACAAGCTGGAGATGGCGAGAGAGAAACACCAGGCTTCCCAGAAGGAAAATAAACAGCTGAGTCTGAAGGTGGATGAACTGGAGAG GAAACTGGAGGCGACCAGTGCCCAAAATATCGAGTTCCTCCAGGTGATTGCCAAGAGGGAGGAGGCAATCCACCAGGCCCAGCTGCGGCTGGAGGAGAAAACACGGGAGTGTGGGTCCCTGGCGAGGCAGCTGGAAAGCGCCATTGAAGATGCCAGGAGGCAG GTGgaacaaaccaaggagcatgcAGTCTCCAAGGAACGAGCAGCCCAGAACAAAATCCTGGACCTTGAGACCCAGTTGAGCAGAACCAAATCAGAACTGAGCCAGCTGCGGCGGAGCCGTGACGAC GCTGAGCGCCGCTACCACAGCCGGCTGCAGGACCTGAAGGACCGCCTGGAGCAGTCGGAGAGCACCAACCGCAGCATGCAGAACTACGTCCAGTTCCTCAAGTCATCCTATGCCAACGTGTTTGGGGACAGTCCTTACACCACCTACCTGACCAGCTCTCCCATCCGCTCCCGGTCTCCTCCTGCCTGA
- the ODF2 gene encoding outer dense fiber protein 2 isoform X8 has protein sequence MKDRPSTPPLHVHVDENTPVHVHIKKLPKPSAASGQKSHKRGMKGDTVNVRRSVRMKTKVPWMPPGKSPARHMGCKWERGERVREQRGGAGSTNSHTRLDQASPGLQTGDPSVSRSMLHPLRHRLLSSFPGNGLSWSAKNPPHCLEVTPPSSEKLVSVMRLSDLSTEDDDSGHCKMNQYDKKIDSLMNAVGCLKSEVKMQKGERQMAKRFLEERKEELEEVAHELAETEHENTVLRHNIERIKEEKDLTMLQKKHLQQEKECLMSKLVEAEMDGAAAAKQVMALKDTIGKLKTEKQMTCTDINTLTRQKELLLQKLSTFEETNRTLRDLLRDQHSKEDPGRLMEQQGALLKRLAEADSEKARLLLLLQDKDKEVEELLQEIQCEKAQAKSASELSKSMESMRGHLQAQLRCKEAENSRLCMQIKNLERSGNQHKAEVEAIMEQLKELKQKGDRDKESLKKAIRAQKERAEKSEEYAEQLHVQLADKDLYVAEALSTLESWRSRYNQVVKDKGDLELEIIVLNDRVTDLINQQQALEEKMREDRDGLVERLHRQTAEYSAFKLENERLKASFTPMEDKLNQAHLEVQQLKASVKNYEGMIDNYKSQVMKTRLEADEVAAQLERCDKENKILKDEMNKEIEAARRQFQSQLADLQQLPDILKITEAKLAECQDQLQGYERKNIDLTAIISDLRSRIEHQGDKLEMAREKHQASQKENKQLSLKVDELERKLEATSAQNIEFLQVIAKREEAIHQAQLRLEEKTRECGSLARQLESAIEDARRQVEQTKEHAVSKERAAQNKILDLETQLSRTKSELSQLRRSRDDAERRYHSRLQDLKDRLEQSESTNRSMQNYVQFLKSSYANVFGDSPYTTYLTSSPIRSRSPPA, from the exons agaggagagagagtgagagagcagaggggaggagcaggaagcaccaactcccacacgcgccttgaccaggcaagcccagggcttcaaactggcgaccccagtgtttccaggtcgatgctccatccactgcgccaccgcttg CTCTCCTCTTTCCCTGGAAATGGACTCAGTTGGTCAGCCAAG AATCCACCTCATTGCCTGGAGGTCACGCCACCATCTTCAGAAAAGCTTGTCTCAGTAATGCGGTTAAGTGATCTCTCTACAGAAGATGACGACTCCGGTCACTGTAAAATGAATCAGTATGATAAGAAAATTGACAGTCTAATGAACGCGGTTGGTTGTCTTAAATCTGAG GTCAAGATGCAGAAGGGTGAGCGCCAGATGGCCAAAAGGTTCCTGGAAGAACggaaggaggagctggaggaggtGGCCCACGAGCTGGCTGAGACCGAGCACGAAAACACGGTGCTGAGGCACAACATCGAGCGCATCAAGGAGGAGAAGGACTTGACCAT GCTTCAGAAGAAACATCTCCAGCAGGAGAAGGAGTGCCTCATGTCCAAGCTGGTAGAGGCTGAAATGGATGGGGCTGCTGCCGCCAAGCAAGTCATGGCCTTGAAAGACACCATTGGAAAGCTAAAGACG GAGAAACAAATGACGTGCACGGACATCAACACCCTGACGAGGCAGAAGGAACTTCTCCTGCAGAAGCTGAGCACATTTGAGGAGACCAACCGCACCCTCCGAGACCTGCTGAGGGACCAGCACTCCAAAGAG GACCCGGGACGGCTGATGGAGCAACAAGGAGCACTGCTGAAACGGCTGGCGGAGGCGGACTCCGAGAAGGCG CGGCTGCTGTTATTGCTGCAAGATAAGGACAAGGAGGTAGAAGAGCTCCTCCAAGAAATACAATGTGAGAAG GCTCAGGCAAAGTCAGCATCCGAACTCTCTAAGTCCATGGAGTCCATGCGTGGCCATTTGCAGGCACAGCTTCGGTGCAAAGAGGCAGAGAACAGTCGCCTGTGCATGCAAATCAAG AACCTGGAGCGCAGTGGGAACCAGCACAAGGCGGAAGTGGAGGCCATCATGGAGCAGCTGAAGGAACTGAAGCAGAAGGGAGACCGAGACAAAGAGTCCTTGAAGAAGGCCATCCGTGCCCagaaggagagagctgagaagagcGAGGAGTACGCTGAGCAGCTGCACGTGCAGCTTGCTGACAAG GATCTCTATGTTGCTGAGGCATTATCTACTCTGGAATCGTGGAGAAGCCGCTACAACCAAGTTGTGAAAGACAAGGGGGACCTCGAGCTGGAAATTATTGTCCTGAACGA CCGAGTGACGGATCTCATAAACCAACAGCAAGCCTTGGAGGAGAAAATGCGGGAAGACCGGGACGGCCTAGTAGAGAGACTACACCGGCAGACTGCCGAGTATTCTGCATTCAAACTAGAGAACGAGAGGCTGAAG GCTAGCTTCACTCCAATGGAGGACAAACTCAATCAGGCGCACCTCGAGGTCCAGCAGCTAAAGGCATCGGTTAAGAATTATGAAGGGATGATTGACAACTATAAGAGTCAG GTGATGAAGACCAGATTGGAGGCTGATGAGGTGGCTGCCCAGCTAGAACGCTGTGACAAAGAGAACAAGATCCTTAAAGATGAGATGAACAAAGAGATTGAAGCG gcACGAAGGCAGTTCCAGTCCCAGCTGGCCGACCTGCAGCAGCTGCCTGACATCCTCAAGATCACGGAGGCTAAACTGGCAGAGTGTCAAGACCAGCTGCAGGGCTACGAGAGGAAGAACATCGACCTTACAGCCATCATATCCGATCTGCGCAGCCGG ATCGAACATCAGGGGGACAAGCTGGAGATGGCGAGAGAGAAACACCAGGCTTCCCAGAAGGAAAATAAACAGCTGAGTCTGAAGGTGGATGAACTGGAGAG GAAACTGGAGGCGACCAGTGCCCAAAATATCGAGTTCCTCCAGGTGATTGCCAAGAGGGAGGAGGCAATCCACCAGGCCCAGCTGCGGCTGGAGGAGAAAACACGGGAGTGTGGGTCCCTGGCGAGGCAGCTGGAAAGCGCCATTGAAGATGCCAGGAGGCAG GTGgaacaaaccaaggagcatgcAGTCTCCAAGGAACGAGCAGCCCAGAACAAAATCCTGGACCTTGAGACCCAGTTGAGCAGAACCAAATCAGAACTGAGCCAGCTGCGGCGGAGCCGTGACGAC GCTGAGCGCCGCTACCACAGCCGGCTGCAGGACCTGAAGGACCGCCTGGAGCAGTCGGAGAGCACCAACCGCAGCATGCAGAACTACGTCCAGTTCCTCAAGTCATCCTATGCCAACGTGTTTGGGGACAGTCCTTACACCACCTACCTGACCAGCTCTCCCATCCGCTCCCGGTCTCCTCCTGCCTGA
- the ODF2 gene encoding outer dense fiber protein 2 isoform X14, with amino-acid sequence MSASSSGGSPRFPSCGKNGVTSLTQKKVLRTPCVAPSVTVTKSHKRGMKGDTVNVRRSVRMKTKVPWMPPGKSPARHMGCKWENPPHCLEVTPPSSEKLVSVMRLSDLSTEDDDSGHCKMNQYDKKIDSLMNAVGCLKSEVKMQKGERQMAKRFLEERKEELEEVAHELAETEHENTVLRHNIERIKEEKDLTMLQKKHLQQEKECLMSKLVEAEMDGAAAAKQVMALKDTIGKLKTEKQMTCTDINTLTRQKELLLQKLSTFEETNRTLRDLLRDQHSKEDPGRLMEQQGALLKRLAEADSEKARLLLLLQDKDKEVEELLQEIQCEKAQAKSASELSKSMESMRGHLQAQLRCKEAENSRLCMQIKNLERSGNQHKAEVEAIMEQLKELKQKGDRDKESLKKAIRAQKERAEKSEEYAEQLHVQLADKDLYVAEALSTLESWRSRYNQVVKDKGDLELEIIVLNDRVTDLINQQQALEEKMREDRDGLVERLHRQTAEYSAFKLENERLKASFTPMEDKLNQAHLEVQQLKASVKNYEGMIDNYKSQVMKTRLEADEVAAQLERCDKENKILKDEMNKEIEAARRQFQSQLADLQQLPDILKITEAKLAECQDQLQGYERKNIDLTAIISDLRSRIEHQGDKLEMAREKHQASQKENKQLSLKVDELERKLEATSAQNIEFLQVIAKREEAIHQAQLRLEEKTRECGSLARQLESAIEDARRQVEQTKEHAVSKERAAQNKILDLETQLSRTKSELSQLRRSRDDAERRYHSRLQDLKDRLEQSESTNRSMQNYVQFLKSSYANVFGDSPYTTYLTSSPIRSRSPPA; translated from the exons AATCCACCTCATTGCCTGGAGGTCACGCCACCATCTTCAGAAAAGCTTGTCTCAGTAATGCGGTTAAGTGATCTCTCTACAGAAGATGACGACTCCGGTCACTGTAAAATGAATCAGTATGATAAGAAAATTGACAGTCTAATGAACGCGGTTGGTTGTCTTAAATCTGAG GTCAAGATGCAGAAGGGTGAGCGCCAGATGGCCAAAAGGTTCCTGGAAGAACggaaggaggagctggaggaggtGGCCCACGAGCTGGCTGAGACCGAGCACGAAAACACGGTGCTGAGGCACAACATCGAGCGCATCAAGGAGGAGAAGGACTTGACCAT GCTTCAGAAGAAACATCTCCAGCAGGAGAAGGAGTGCCTCATGTCCAAGCTGGTAGAGGCTGAAATGGATGGGGCTGCTGCCGCCAAGCAAGTCATGGCCTTGAAAGACACCATTGGAAAGCTAAAGACG GAGAAACAAATGACGTGCACGGACATCAACACCCTGACGAGGCAGAAGGAACTTCTCCTGCAGAAGCTGAGCACATTTGAGGAGACCAACCGCACCCTCCGAGACCTGCTGAGGGACCAGCACTCCAAAGAG GACCCGGGACGGCTGATGGAGCAACAAGGAGCACTGCTGAAACGGCTGGCGGAGGCGGACTCCGAGAAGGCG CGGCTGCTGTTATTGCTGCAAGATAAGGACAAGGAGGTAGAAGAGCTCCTCCAAGAAATACAATGTGAGAAG GCTCAGGCAAAGTCAGCATCCGAACTCTCTAAGTCCATGGAGTCCATGCGTGGCCATTTGCAGGCACAGCTTCGGTGCAAAGAGGCAGAGAACAGTCGCCTGTGCATGCAAATCAAG AACCTGGAGCGCAGTGGGAACCAGCACAAGGCGGAAGTGGAGGCCATCATGGAGCAGCTGAAGGAACTGAAGCAGAAGGGAGACCGAGACAAAGAGTCCTTGAAGAAGGCCATCCGTGCCCagaaggagagagctgagaagagcGAGGAGTACGCTGAGCAGCTGCACGTGCAGCTTGCTGACAAG GATCTCTATGTTGCTGAGGCATTATCTACTCTGGAATCGTGGAGAAGCCGCTACAACCAAGTTGTGAAAGACAAGGGGGACCTCGAGCTGGAAATTATTGTCCTGAACGA CCGAGTGACGGATCTCATAAACCAACAGCAAGCCTTGGAGGAGAAAATGCGGGAAGACCGGGACGGCCTAGTAGAGAGACTACACCGGCAGACTGCCGAGTATTCTGCATTCAAACTAGAGAACGAGAGGCTGAAG GCTAGCTTCACTCCAATGGAGGACAAACTCAATCAGGCGCACCTCGAGGTCCAGCAGCTAAAGGCATCGGTTAAGAATTATGAAGGGATGATTGACAACTATAAGAGTCAG GTGATGAAGACCAGATTGGAGGCTGATGAGGTGGCTGCCCAGCTAGAACGCTGTGACAAAGAGAACAAGATCCTTAAAGATGAGATGAACAAAGAGATTGAAGCG gcACGAAGGCAGTTCCAGTCCCAGCTGGCCGACCTGCAGCAGCTGCCTGACATCCTCAAGATCACGGAGGCTAAACTGGCAGAGTGTCAAGACCAGCTGCAGGGCTACGAGAGGAAGAACATCGACCTTACAGCCATCATATCCGATCTGCGCAGCCGG ATCGAACATCAGGGGGACAAGCTGGAGATGGCGAGAGAGAAACACCAGGCTTCCCAGAAGGAAAATAAACAGCTGAGTCTGAAGGTGGATGAACTGGAGAG GAAACTGGAGGCGACCAGTGCCCAAAATATCGAGTTCCTCCAGGTGATTGCCAAGAGGGAGGAGGCAATCCACCAGGCCCAGCTGCGGCTGGAGGAGAAAACACGGGAGTGTGGGTCCCTGGCGAGGCAGCTGGAAAGCGCCATTGAAGATGCCAGGAGGCAG GTGgaacaaaccaaggagcatgcAGTCTCCAAGGAACGAGCAGCCCAGAACAAAATCCTGGACCTTGAGACCCAGTTGAGCAGAACCAAATCAGAACTGAGCCAGCTGCGGCGGAGCCGTGACGAC GCTGAGCGCCGCTACCACAGCCGGCTGCAGGACCTGAAGGACCGCCTGGAGCAGTCGGAGAGCACCAACCGCAGCATGCAGAACTACGTCCAGTTCCTCAAGTCATCCTATGCCAACGTGTTTGGGGACAGTCCTTACACCACCTACCTGACCAGCTCTCCCATCCGCTCCCGGTCTCCTCCTGCCTGA
- the ODF2 gene encoding outer dense fiber protein 2 isoform X16: protein MSASSSGGSPRFPSCGKNGVTSLTQKKVLRTPCVAPSVTVTKSHKRGMKGDTVNVRRSVRMKTKNPPHCLEVTPPSSEKLVSVMRLSDLSTEDDDSGHCKMNQYDKKIDSLMNAVGCLKSEVKMQKGERQMAKRFLEERKEELEEVAHELAETEHENTVLRHNIERIKEEKDLTMLQKKHLQQEKECLMSKLVEAEMDGAAAAKQVMALKDTIGKLKTEKQMTCTDINTLTRQKELLLQKLSTFEETNRTLRDLLRDQHSKEDPGRLMEQQGALLKRLAEADSEKARLLLLLQDKDKEVEELLQEIQCEKAQAKSASELSKSMESMRGHLQAQLRCKEAENSRLCMQIKNLERSGNQHKAEVEAIMEQLKELKQKGDRDKESLKKAIRAQKERAEKSEEYAEQLHVQLADKDLYVAEALSTLESWRSRYNQVVKDKGDLELEIIVLNDRVTDLINQQQALEEKMREDRDGLVERLHRQTAEYSAFKLENERLKASFTPMEDKLNQAHLEVQQLKASVKNYEGMIDNYKSQVMKTRLEADEVAAQLERCDKENKILKDEMNKEIEAARRQFQSQLADLQQLPDILKITEAKLAECQDQLQGYERKNIDLTAIISDLRSRVRDWQKGSHELVRAGARLPR, encoded by the exons AATCCACCTCATTGCCTGGAGGTCACGCCACCATCTTCAGAAAAGCTTGTCTCAGTAATGCGGTTAAGTGATCTCTCTACAGAAGATGACGACTCCGGTCACTGTAAAATGAATCAGTATGATAAGAAAATTGACAGTCTAATGAACGCGGTTGGTTGTCTTAAATCTGAG GTCAAGATGCAGAAGGGTGAGCGCCAGATGGCCAAAAGGTTCCTGGAAGAACggaaggaggagctggaggaggtGGCCCACGAGCTGGCTGAGACCGAGCACGAAAACACGGTGCTGAGGCACAACATCGAGCGCATCAAGGAGGAGAAGGACTTGACCAT GCTTCAGAAGAAACATCTCCAGCAGGAGAAGGAGTGCCTCATGTCCAAGCTGGTAGAGGCTGAAATGGATGGGGCTGCTGCCGCCAAGCAAGTCATGGCCTTGAAAGACACCATTGGAAAGCTAAAGACG GAGAAACAAATGACGTGCACGGACATCAACACCCTGACGAGGCAGAAGGAACTTCTCCTGCAGAAGCTGAGCACATTTGAGGAGACCAACCGCACCCTCCGAGACCTGCTGAGGGACCAGCACTCCAAAGAG GACCCGGGACGGCTGATGGAGCAACAAGGAGCACTGCTGAAACGGCTGGCGGAGGCGGACTCCGAGAAGGCG CGGCTGCTGTTATTGCTGCAAGATAAGGACAAGGAGGTAGAAGAGCTCCTCCAAGAAATACAATGTGAGAAG GCTCAGGCAAAGTCAGCATCCGAACTCTCTAAGTCCATGGAGTCCATGCGTGGCCATTTGCAGGCACAGCTTCGGTGCAAAGAGGCAGAGAACAGTCGCCTGTGCATGCAAATCAAG AACCTGGAGCGCAGTGGGAACCAGCACAAGGCGGAAGTGGAGGCCATCATGGAGCAGCTGAAGGAACTGAAGCAGAAGGGAGACCGAGACAAAGAGTCCTTGAAGAAGGCCATCCGTGCCCagaaggagagagctgagaagagcGAGGAGTACGCTGAGCAGCTGCACGTGCAGCTTGCTGACAAG GATCTCTATGTTGCTGAGGCATTATCTACTCTGGAATCGTGGAGAAGCCGCTACAACCAAGTTGTGAAAGACAAGGGGGACCTCGAGCTGGAAATTATTGTCCTGAACGA CCGAGTGACGGATCTCATAAACCAACAGCAAGCCTTGGAGGAGAAAATGCGGGAAGACCGGGACGGCCTAGTAGAGAGACTACACCGGCAGACTGCCGAGTATTCTGCATTCAAACTAGAGAACGAGAGGCTGAAG GCTAGCTTCACTCCAATGGAGGACAAACTCAATCAGGCGCACCTCGAGGTCCAGCAGCTAAAGGCATCGGTTAAGAATTATGAAGGGATGATTGACAACTATAAGAGTCAG GTGATGAAGACCAGATTGGAGGCTGATGAGGTGGCTGCCCAGCTAGAACGCTGTGACAAAGAGAACAAGATCCTTAAAGATGAGATGAACAAAGAGATTGAAGCG gcACGAAGGCAGTTCCAGTCCCAGCTGGCCGACCTGCAGCAGCTGCCTGACATCCTCAAGATCACGGAGGCTAAACTGGCAGAGTGTCAAGACCAGCTGCAGGGCTACGAGAGGAAGAACATCGACCTTACAGCCATCATATCCGATCTGCGCAGCCGGGTAAGGGACTGGCAGAAAGGGTCCCACGAACTGGTCCGAGCAGGGGCCCGCTTACCAAGATGA